A stretch of Aedes aegypti strain LVP_AGWG chromosome 2, AaegL5.0 Primary Assembly, whole genome shotgun sequence DNA encodes these proteins:
- the LOC5566124 gene encoding uncharacterized protein LOC5566124, with product MIQFVNLMWCLLVVVSLAPKAFGDNKVVFQFPEYDYKETSKNELAFREFESACDQSARCLTLEGIEKTRCVRECVSPSCYKEIYKFDELEEGEIDVRLNSFRACFMQRLNRNRG from the exons ATGATTCAATTTGTCAATCTGATGTGGTGCCTTCTTGTGGTTGTTTCCCTAGCCCCAAAAGCCTTTGGTGACAACAAAGTGGTGTTTCAATTTCCCGAATATGACTACAAAGAAACGAGTAAAAAT GAGCTAGCGTTCCGAGAGTTTGAATCGGCATGCGATCAGAGTGCCCGATGTTTGACGCTCGAAGGCATTGAAAAGACACGATGCGTACGGGAATGTGTGTCCCCTTCTTGCTATAAGGaaatatacaaatttgatgAG CTAGAGGAAGGCGAAATAGACGTACGACTGAATTCCTTCCGAGCGTGTTTCATGCAGCGATTGAACAGAAACCGCGGATAA
- the LOC5566117 gene encoding microfibril-associated glycoprotein 4 codes for MHISIVLWLVLVISSVIHSEDRTSHSTNENNFGFGLELILAKLESLELEIMSLKEQNRNLSELVSDALKISDKSCVQVATNEIVSTGEIVAEQNNVIRVDQNEPEIDESHVYSSCNEVPDGKTGKYAIRPVKDSKLFYAYCEMQINGGGWTVIQKRFNGSENFYRNWTDYKTGFGSLDGEFWFGLDRIHLMTSSQTHEIMFHLIDFKRTVKTAKYNPFSIGNEREGYVIKSLGAYTGSAGDGFSYHRGMKFTTYDVDNDKFTTNCAKKYYGAWWYHACYKSNLNAWYINARTDQAMCWNPFNMGNDGLMSSMIMIRPV; via the exons ATGCATATCTCAATAGTGCTCTGGCTTGTACTGGTGATCTCTTCCGTGATCCACTCCGAAGATCGAACATCACATTCAacgaatgaaaacaacttcGGCTTTGGGCTAGAATTGATTCTCGCCAAGCTGGAATCGTTGGAGCTCGA GATCATGTCACTGAAGGAACAAAATCGCAATTTGAGTGAACTTGTTTCCGATGCGCTGAAGATAAGTGATAAATCTTGTGTCCAAGTGGCTACAAATGAAATCGTATCGACCGGTGAGATCGTGGCCGAGCAGAACAATGTAATTCGAGTGGACCAAAACGAGCCGGAAATAGACGAAAGCCACGTGTATTCGTCATGCAATGAGGTACCAGATGGGAAAACGGGCAAGTACGCTATCCGGCCAGTGAAGGATTCCAAACTGTTCTACGCTTATTGCGAGATGCAGATTAACGGGGGCGGTTGGACTGTGATTCAGAAGCGTTTCAATGGATCGGAGAATTTTTACCGAAATTGGACGGATTACAAAACTGGCTTCGGCAGCTTGGATGGCGAGTTTTGGTTCGGCCTGGATCGGATTCATCTGATGACCAGCTCTCAAACTCACGAGATCATGTTCCATCTGATAGATTTTAAACGGACGGTGAAAACTGCCAAATACAATCCGTTCTCGATAGGTAACGAGAGGGAAGGATACGTCATCAAATCACTCGGGGCATACACAGGATCAGCAGGTGATGGTTTCAGTTATCACAGGGGAATGAAGTTCACAACCTACGACGTGGATAATGATAAGTTTACGACCAATTGTGCCAAAAAATACTATGGCGCTTGGTGGTATCATGCCTGTTATAAAAG TAATCTGAACGCCTGGTATATCAACGCACGCACCGATCAGGCCATGTGCTGGAACCCGTTCAATATGGGCAACGATGGTCTGATGTCGTCCATGATAATGATACGTCCGGTTTAG